A region of Salvia splendens isolate huo1 chromosome 17, SspV2, whole genome shotgun sequence DNA encodes the following proteins:
- the LOC121774013 gene encoding uncharacterized protein LOC121774013, whose translation MGDPQNPYDCYATADPSASSASSSSQSYVSEGEDAPPLWTKARTLTKQLSMLEVPRNIAWERRRRQVQQQERRKSEEDLTDEDLNELKACIELGFGFDAEEGQRLCTTIPALDLYFAVNRQFLTSPLASPSSTGSARLRIGSPSPSPAPVPPSPTPPATLSLRSCSFTGESDSWKILNKGDDPQQVKTKLRHWAQAVACSVMQSPIRGGGMD comes from the exons ATGGGAGATCCGCAAAATCCATACGACTGCTACGCAACCGCCGATCCATCCGCGTCATCCGCGTCGTCGTCGTCTCAGTCGTACGTCTCCgagggcgaggacgcgccgCCGCTGTGGACGAAGGCGCGGACGCTGACGAAGCAGCTGTCCATGCTCGAGGTGCCGCGCAACATCGCGTGGGAGCGGCGCCGCCGCCAGGTCCAGCAGCAGGAGCGGCGGAAGAGCGAGGAGGATCTGACGGACGAGGATCTGAACGAGCTCAAGGCCTGCATAGAGCTAGGGTTCGGATTCGACGCCGAGGAAGGGCAGAGATTGTGCACCACCATCCCCGCGCTAGATCTCTACTTCGCCGTGAATCGCCAGTTTCTGACGAGCCCCCTCGCCAGCCCTAGCAGCACTGGCTCTGCGCGGCTGCGGATCGGATCCCCAAGCCCTAGCCCCGCCCCCGTTCCCCCCTCGCCTACGCCGCCCGCGACGTTAAGTCTCCGATCATGCTCCTTCACCGGAGAATCCGATTCGTGGAAGATTTTGAACAAAG GCGATGATCCCCAGCAAGTGAAGACGAAATTGCGGCATTGGGCACAAGCGGTAGCATGCTCAGTGATGCAGTCCCCAATTAGAGGCGGTGGCATGGATTAG